In Candidatus Poribacteria bacterium, a single genomic region encodes these proteins:
- a CDS encoding LemA family protein, translating to MKWALVALGVLVLISVLFAGSLLSTYNGFVAKQEQVSSQVGQLQNVLQRRADLIPNLVEVVKGYASHESETLEAVVQARANATRPQINVKDAKSVNDFIAAQDQFSSAIARLMVVVENYPQLKADTQFSRLMDELAGTENRISVERKRYNDVARDYNTAIRRFPGAIVANLTGFDAFAYFEASPDSQTAPKVTF from the coding sequence ATGAAGTGGGCTCTTGTCGCCCTTGGCGTTCTCGTCCTTATCAGCGTTCTCTTCGCAGGTTCGTTGTTAAGCACGTACAACGGGTTCGTCGCGAAGCAGGAACAGGTCTCGTCCCAGGTCGGGCAGCTCCAAAACGTACTGCAGCGCCGCGCGGACCTGATCCCCAACCTCGTCGAAGTCGTGAAAGGCTACGCGAGCCACGAGAGCGAGACGCTCGAAGCGGTCGTCCAGGCGCGCGCGAACGCGACCCGTCCGCAGATCAACGTCAAGGACGCGAAGTCGGTCAACGACTTCATCGCGGCGCAGGACCAGTTCTCGTCGGCGATTGCGCGTCTCATGGTCGTCGTCGAGAACTACCCGCAGCTCAAGGCGGACACGCAGTTCTCGCGGCTCATGGATGAGCTCGCGGGCACCGAGAACCGCATCAGCGTCGAACGCAAGCGGTATAACGACGTCGCGCGCGACTACAACACGGCGATCCGCCGCTTCCCAGGCGCGATCGTCGCCAACCTGACGGGGTTCGACGCATTCGCCTACTTCGAGGCTTCGCCGGATTCGCAGACGGCGCCGAAGGTCACGTTCTAG